From the Cryptomeria japonica chromosome 2, Sugi_1.0, whole genome shotgun sequence genome, one window contains:
- the LOC131051748 gene encoding heavy metal-associated isoprenylated plant protein 39 — protein sequence MKKMVLQLTIENEKSKRKALKVVAKVEGVDSVAVDMETKKMTVTGKADPVNVTSKLRKSGFSHAQLLSVELIKEEKAEGENKDVEIAAIPNVLYVQRPHYYYDYTYVDRPYFG from the exons ATGAAG AAAATGGTGTTACAATTAACAATTGAGAAcgagaaaagcaagaggaaagccCTCAAGGTGGTCGCAAAGGTTGAAG GGGTGGATTCTGTGGCTGTGGACATGGAGACAAAAAAGATGACAGTAACTGGGAAAGCAGACCCTGTGAATGTTACATCAAAGCTCAGGAAATCAGGTTTTTCCCATGCACAGCTGCTAAGTGTAGAACTTATCAAGGAGGAGAAAGCTGAGGGGGAGAATAAGGATGTGGAGATAGCAGCGATCCCAAACGTTTTGTATGTCCAAAGACCACATTATTATTATGATTACACTTATGTCGACAGGCCTTATTTTGGTTAA